One stretch of Rhizoctonia solani chromosome 8, complete sequence DNA includes these proteins:
- a CDS encoding 20S proteasome subunit, which yields MFLTRSEYDRGVNTFSPEGRLFQVEYAIEAIKLGSTTVGIKTPEGVVLGVEKRVQSSLLEASSIEKIMEIDTHLGCAMSGLTADARTMIDHARLTSQNHRFTYDEPIKVESVTQAVCDLALRFGESMDNEDAMMSRPFGVALLIAGIDELGPQLYHTDPSGTFVRYEAKAIGSGSEAAQTELQDKYHKQMTLLEARHLTLKILKQVMEEKLDHHNVQIAQVTRENGFEIIPDSQLQEIIEALAREAS from the exons ATGTTCTTGACACGCTCCGAATACG ATCGCGGAGTCAATACATTCTCCCCAGAGGGTCGATTATTCCAAG TCGAATATGCAATCGAGGCTATTAAA CTCGGTTCTACCACGGTCGGAATCAAGACTCCCGAAGGTGTCGTACTGGGCGTAGAGAAACGCGTCCAATCGTCCCTGCTTGAAGCGTCTTCTATCGAGAAGATTATGGAGATCGACACGCATTTGGGATGTGCTATGTCTG GGTTGACCGCCGATGCACGAACAATGATTGACCACGCTCGATTGACGTCTCAAAACCACCGGTTCACATACGACGAACCGATCAAGGTTGAGTCTGTGACTCAAGCGGTGTGCGATTTGGCATTGAGGTTTGGTGAGAGTATGGATAATGAGGATGCAATGATG TCTCGACCATTTGGTGTCGCGCTATTGATCGCTGGTATTGATGAACTTGGACCTCAACTTTATCACACGGATCCATCCGGTACGTTTGTGAGATACGAGGCAAAGGCGATTGGGAGTGGGTCCGAAGCCGCACAGACCGAGTTGCAGGACAAATACCACAAG CAAATGACTCTTCTTGAGGCCCGTCACTTGACTCTGAAGATTCTGAAGCAAGTCATGGAGGAGAAGCTGGATCATCATAATGTCCAGATTGCTCAG GTTACTCGGGAGAATGGCTTTGAGATTATCCCCGACTCACAGCTTCAAGAAATCATCGAGGCGTTGGCAAGGGAAGCTTCATGA
- a CDS encoding vacuolar protein sorting-associated protein 33A — MSTAVAPIQRSNPSAHSQSHSHSHTAPASSASDDARTYKHELDDVPAVDVGVLKELARKGLIDALNSVSGAKTLVLDPTLAGPLGLVAEVSIMKQHGVDKMFWLEHGPLNSNNTNIVYLCRPQAKWMKIVAEQIKQHTTESLQHNYTLMLVPRRTVLCDKILEEEGVFGEVTISEFPLEFIPLEDDLISLEWDNTFKEIYLDGDESSIYYAAQALSTMQRAYGKFPRVIGKGDGAKKLQSLMARLTAYPRVGSGAAPVPDISKQFDSLIIIDRSTDLITPFLTQLTYEGLLDEYFGIKNSYIEVNADLLSSGPQTNAGTPSTSGAFGGTAQTKKKKHHLSASTDALLSKLRDSNFAIVGSKLNAEARRLEAAYDGRHKAQTVAQLKEFVGKIGGLQNEHQALRLHTGLAEAITAQTQTDIFNKSLEVQQNLLSSYDVNAQLGTIEDLIYQEAPLPVVLRLVALACITQGGLKQKVLESLKREILQAYGYDLLPLLLALESLQLLNTPPAKPAVPFPYPSLRKSLYLLTDSPEENPIDMSYTYSGYAPLSCRLVQAVVQKGTLLSIGTNTDTGTRQTQAHPIIGWKGFEDVIKSIPGETVDVIQSPGALAKDSTSGTTTMVFFLGGCTFTEVAALRWMSKQIKGRNFLIGTSGMINGSTLLDGLAATGIKVPSLAT, encoded by the exons ATGTCTACTGCTGTTGCACCCATACAACGCTCTAATCCTTCTGCCCACTCCCAATCTCACTCCCACTCGCATACTGCGCCGGCCTCATCTGCCAGTGATGACGCACGGACCTACAAGCACGAACTGGACGATGTGCCGGCGGTAGATGTCGGCGTTCTAAAGGAGCTTGCTCGAAAAGGGCTTATAGACGCTCTCAACTCT GTTTCTGGCGCGAAAACGCTGGTGCTAGACCCGACGCTCGCAGGTCCGTTGGGTCTGGTCGCCGAAGTGTCGATTATGAAG CAACACGGAGTTGACAAGATGTTTTGGCTTGAACACGGCCCGCTCAATTCCAATAATACCAATATAGTGTATCTTTGTCGCCCACAAGCCAAGTGGATGAAGATAGTTGCGG AACAGATTAAACAACACACAACGGAAAGCCTTCAGCATAATTATACTTTGATGCTTGTGCCTCGACGAACGGTCTTGTGTGATAAGATATTGGAGGAAGAGGGTGTATTTGGCGAG GTAACTATTAGCGAGTTTCCGCTAGAGTTCATCCCACTTGAAGATGATCTCATCAGTTTGGAATGGGATAATACGTTCAAAGAGATTTATCTT GATGGAGACGAAAGCTCCATCTACTATGCCGCTCAAGCTTTATCGACTATGCAGCGGGCATACGGCAAGTTCCCTCGTGTGATTGGCAAAGGAGATGGCGCTAAG AAATTACAGTCTCTCATGGCGCGTCTTACAGCATACCCTCGAGTGGGGTCAGGAGCCGCACCTGTCCCTGACATTTCCAAACAATTTGATAGTCTTATTATTATTGATAGATCGACGGACTTGATTACCCCATTCCTCACACAGTTGACATACGAAGGTCTCCTGGACGAATATTTCGGGATCAAGAATT CGTACATTGAGGTCAATGCCGATTTGCTAAGCTCAGGCCCTCAGACAAACGCGGGAACCCCCTCGACCAGCGGAGCGTTTGGTGGGACAGCACAAACCAAAAAGAAGAAACATCACTTATCTGCCTCGACTGATGCGCTCTTGAGCAAGCTCCGAGATTCCAATTTTGCGATCGTCGGTAGTAAACTCAATGCAGAAGCGAGAAGACTGGAGGCTGCATACGAT GGACGCCATAAAGCGCAAACCGTTGCACAACTCAAAGAATTCGTGGGCAAGATTGGTGGCCTTCAAAATGAACACCAAGCCCTTCGACTTC ATACCGGGCTCGCCGAAGCCATCACCGCTCAAACACAAACGGATATATTCAATAAGTCGCTGGAAGTGCAACAAA ACCTTCTATCCAGCTATGATGTCAACGCCCAATTGGGCACAATTGAGGATTTGATCTATCAAGAGGCTCCCCTACCAGTGGTTTTACGCCTCGTAGCACTTGCATGTATTACTCAAGGAGGTCTCAAACAGAAGGTCTTGGAGAGCCTGAAACGCGAGATCCTTCAA GCATACGGCTATGATCTATTACCCCTGCTGCTCGCGCTTGAATCCCTGCAGTTACTAAACACCCCTCCAGCGAAACCTGCAGTCCCGTTCCCATATCCTTCCCTACGCAAATCACTCTATCTACTTACCGATTCTCCGGAAGAGAACCCAATAGATATGTCATACACCTACTCGGGATACGCACCACTAAGCTGCCGCCTGGTCCAAGCAGTTGTCCAAAAAGGGACTCTTCTTAGCATTGGAACCAATACCGATACTGGGACACGACAAACACAGGCGCATCCAATAATTGGCTGGAAAGGGTTTGAAGACGTCATTAAATCCATCCCTGGCGAAACAGTCGATGTAATTCAAAGTCCTGGGGCATTGGCGAAAGATAGCACAAGCGGAACCACGACTATGGTATTCTTCCTCGGAGGCTGTACATTTACTGAGGTCGCAGCCTTGAGGTGGATGAGCAAGCAAATAAAAG GTCGAAACTTTTTGATTGGAACTTCGGGTATGATTAATGGTTCAACACTATTAGACGGCCTTGCCGCTACTGGGATTAAAGTCCCATCACTGGCTACGTGA
- a CDS encoding GDP-mannose 4,6-dehydratase: protein MSSPQPLRRVLVTGGAGYIGSHVVLTLALTRRYKVFSIDNHHNSFPEALNRVSKIARDALPADASQQDRDSAEVEAYTANLTNEQQVRAVFDKFGHGGVWGVIHVAAYKAVGESGEIPLTYYANNVSATILLAQIMKDYGCTNLVYSSSATVYGIPPVVPIPETTPLKAESVYGRTKVMCETLLKDLCHAEANWRVISLRYFNPAGAHPSGLIGEDPRGRPGNLLPLLSQMAVGRVKDSVLKVFGNDYPTRDGTCVRDYIHVMDLAGGHLNALDALDKESTFANCEDQARYKASLDEFDLKESAIDGGRGQSVLEIVQAMRVATGHDYKTEIVGRRLGDVPDLTADPALAEKELGFRAPQDLETMCRDLWNWQSRNPEGYGETPRVNGTHGSKLNGHSKTAVVNDSIGAASTLKGTTVTATAVVGESN, encoded by the exons ATGTCCTCTCCCCAGCCTCTTCGT CGCGTTCTAGTTACTGGTGGTGCAGGTTATATCGGATCTCATGTGGTCCTGACCCTCGCACTTACCCGCCGATACAAGGTCTTCTCTATTGACAACCACCATAACTCTTTCCCAGAGGCTCTCAACAGAGTTTCGAAGATCGCTCGCGATGCACTCCCTGCCGATGCATCCCAGCAAGACCGTGATTCGGCCGAGGTCGAGGCATACACCGCAAATCTTACAAACGAACAGCAAGTCCGTGCTGTCTTTGATAAATTCGGACATGGTGGTGTGTGGGGTGTGATTCATGTCGCA GCATACAAAGCTGTTGGTGAATCCGGCGAAATCCCCTTGACCTATTATGCCAATAATGTTTCTGCTACTATCTTGCTCGCCCAAATTATGAAGGACTACGGATGCACCAATCTAGTTTACTCTAGCAGTGCTACTGTCTATGGTATCCCCCCTGTTGTCCCCATTCCCGAAACCACACCTCTCAAAGCTGAGAGTGTATATGGACGTACAAAAGTCATGTGCGAGACCCTTCTCAAGGACCTTTGCCATG CTGAAGCCAATTGGCGTGTTATTTCTCTGCGATACTTTAA TCCGGCTGGAGCTCACCCATCTGGCCTGATCGGCGAAGATCCTCGTGGCCGGCCAGGTAACCTCTTGCCCTTGCTTTCTCAAATGGCGGTTGGCCGGGTAAAGGACTCTGTCCTCAAAGTCTTCGGTAACGACTATCCCACTCG TGATGGTACTTGCGTCCGCGATTATATCCACGTAATGGACCTTGCCGGTGGTCATCTCAACGCACTTGACGCCCTGGATAAGGAGTCCACTTTTGCAAATTGCGAGGATCAAGCTCGATACAAGGCAAGTCTCGATGAATTTGATCTCAAAGAGTCGGCGATTGATGGA GGCCGTGGTCAGAGCGTGCTCGAGATTGTCCAAGCCATGCGTGTTGCGACCGGGCACGACTACAAGACTGAGATCGTCGGTCGTCGGCTGGGTGATGTGCCCGACTTGACGGCCGATCCTGCGCTTGCTGAGAAAGAGCTCGGATTCCGCGCACCCCAAGACTTGGAGACTATGTGTCGTGATCTCTGGAATTGGCAGTCTCGCAACCCCGAAGGGTACGGCGAGACTCCCAGAGTGAATGGTACTCACGGCTCTAAGCTCAATGGCCACTCGAAGACTGCAGTGGTTAACGACTCTATTGGCGCTGCGAGCACACTCAAGGGCACCACAGTCACAGCGACTGCGGTCGTGGGTGAGAGCAATTGA
- a CDS encoding endoribonuclease L-PSP protein gives MTLRAFGRPSLFTLTRRLARPPIVVPTLRLAMSSNSLSVVSTQDAPSAIGPYSQAIKAGGFVFASGCIPLVPSTMQVVEGGIEQQTAQALANLKAVVTASGSDLNKIVKTTVFLKDMNDFVAMNQVYAEFFGSHKPARSAVEVARLPKDVLVEIECVALAN, from the exons ATGACTTTACGTGCTTTCGGTCGACCTTCACTTTTCACTCTCACTCGACGTCTTGCACGACCCCCGATTGTAGTACCTACTCTCAGATTAGCCATGTCTTCCAACTCCCTTTCTGTTGTATCTACCCAAG ACGCACCATCGGCCATCGGTCCCTACTCTCAGGCCATCAAAGCCGGCGGCTTCGTCTTTGCATCAGGATGTATCCCTTTGGTGCCCTCCACCATGCAAGTCGTCGAAGGCGGAATTGAACAGCAAACG GCCCAAGCCCTCGCCAACTTGAAAGCTGTTGTCACAGCCAGTGGCAGCGACTTAAACAAGATTGTCAAGACCACT GTCTTTTTAAAGGATATGAACGATTTCGTCGCTATGAACCAAGTATATGCCGAGTTCTTCGGTTCTCATAAGCCCGCTAGGTCTGCCGTTGAGGTTGCTCGCCTTCCCAAGGATGTGCTCGTTGAAATCGAATGTGTTGCACTAGCCAATTAG
- a CDS encoding casein kinase II subunit beta, with amino-acid sequence MLAPFHLAITTIELVENTVEDVSTGSDSDYSNSWVSWFLSSKGNEYFCEVEEDYILDRFNLTGLNSEVSNYQLALDFVTDNLDDDIDEELRQSVEVSARLLYGLIHARWIVTSRGLSKMLEKYKKADFGRCPRVMCQSQPLLPCGLTDVPYEKAVKLYCPRCEDLYSPKSSRHGSIDGAYFGTTFPHMLLMGYPHMIPSKENRDGRRREGEDDKGVPSGVGVVEQSTAAAALKAERYRPKIFGFGVHEISKWMRWQEAVRDRQIARLEEIESVSGPSS; translated from the exons ATGTTGGCCCCCTTCCACCTAGCCATCACTA CTATTGAGCTAGTCGAAAACACAGTGGAAGATGTATCAACAGGTTCTGACTCGGATTACTCCAA CTCG TGGGTCTCATGGTTCCTGTCATCCAAGGGGAACGAATACTTTTGCGAGGTCGAAGAGGATTACATTCTAGATCGATTCAACCTCACCGGGTTGAACTCGGAAGTATCCAACTACCAATTAGCTCTCGATTTCGTAACGGACAACCTTG ATGACGACATTGACGAGGAACTGCGGCAGTCGGTCGAGGTATCAGCCCGACTCTTATATGGCCTTATCCATGCAAGATGGATCGTCACCTCGCGCGGACTCTCGAAAATG CTCGAAAAGTACAAAAAGGCCGATTTTGGTCGCTGTCCTCGTGTCATGTGCCAATCCCAACCACTCCTGCCATGCGGACTAACTGATGTCCCCTATGAGAAGGCTGTAAAGCTTTACTGTCCACGATGCGAGGACCTCTACTCTCCCAAGTCTTCACGACACGGCAGCATCGATGGCGCATATTTTGGAACCACTTTCCCCCATATGCTACTCATGGGCTACCCACACATGATTCCATCCAAGGAAAATCGTGACGGCCGACGTCGTGAAGGAGAAGATGATAAGGGTGTTCCCTCGGGGGTTGGTGTTGTGGAGCAAAGTACTGCTGCAGCAGCTCTCAAAGCAGAGCGTTATCGACCAAAAATATTCGGGTTCGGGGTTCATGAAATTAGTAAATGGATGAGATGGCAGGAAGCTGTTCGAGATAG ACAAATTGCGCGCCTGGAGGAAATCGAGAGTGTTTCTGGTCCATCATCTTGA
- a CDS encoding epoxide hydrolase, whose translation MDLSDIRPFTISVPDDDLTELYKKLELTRLPDELDLPSGQEWEWGIPLAVLKPTIDYWREKYDWRAVEKNINRTLPQFTTTVQSRNHGSQSVHFVFKKSDNPSAIPLLFVHGWPGNFLEVSKMVDELANPSDPKHPAFHVVAPSLPGFVFSERASTPGMDLKEEIGEGSRVCRALALYHKETCLGTHANLISYGAPTFWRNPIIGLKLVLGANSIPGGYSADEMEGVRRVQEFGTIGNAYMKIQGTRPQSLAYALTDSPVGLLAWVGEKLYAWSDNYPWTPEELITWTMLYWVKGKAVMLHTQTSC comes from the exons ATGGATCTCAGCGATATCCGTCCCTTTACTATCTCCGTTCCCGATGACGACCTGACCGAGTTATACAAGAAGCTTGAACTAACTCGCTTGCCTGACGAGCTAGACCTACCCTCCGGTCAGGAATGGGAATGGGGAATCCCGCTCGCAGTATTAAAACCCACTATCGACTATTGGCGCGAGAAGTATGACTGGCGAGCTGTTGAAAAGAATATCAATCGGACTCTTCCTCAATTCACGACGACTGTCCAATCGCGCAACCATGGATCACAAAGTGTTCACTTTGTATTCAAGAAATCTGACAATCCGTCGGCTATACCATTGCTATTTGTTCACGGTTGGCCTGGGAACTTTCTCGAG GTCTCGAAGATGGTTGATGAGCTCGCTAATCCGTCAGATCCCAAACACCCTGCGTTTCATGTGGTGGCACCATC CCTACCGGGTTTCGTGTTCTCGGAGCGAGCAAGCACGCCCGGAATGGAC CTCAAGGAGGAGATTGGCGA GGGATCGCGAGTTTGTCGTGCACTTGCGCTTTACCACAAGGAAACCTGTCTCGGAACTCATGCAAACCTAATCTCTTATGGCGCACCGACCTTTTGGAGGAATCCTATTATCGGGCTTAAACTTGTACTGGGAGCGAATAGTATTCCCGGTGGATATTCTGCCGATGAAATGGAAGGAGTTCGGAGAGTGCAGGAGTTTGGCACAATCGGGAATGCATACATGAAAATTCAAGGGACGAGACCACAG TCTTTAGCCTACGCCTTGACCG ACAGCCCAGTTGGTCTATTGGCATGGGTTGGCGAAAAGCTCTACGCTTGGTCTGACAACTACCCTTGGACACCGGAAGAGTTGATAACATGGACCATGCT CTACTGGGTCAAAGGCAAGGCAGTTATGTTACATACCCAGACTTCCTGTTGA
- a CDS encoding ubiquitin carboxyl-terminal hydrolase yields the protein MSLLKWPWLNTQPTPAAPRPIPPPPETRPATPPPDNPGLATARWDHKRFGMENFGNTCYANSVLQALYFCDPFRQLVCDAPDRSYPSTPEAIAAAQAAVAQLQPPATPKPKPAHVRRPSAADMTTPAHAGFAVGPGGLVASAFMAPPAAVPHKTTSAPTPAPIVNVGPVIPPLPPSLFSALRSLFIHIAANPADKGTVSPRAFVEKLKKENELFRSNMHQDAHEFLNYLLNSVVEDLTHEMKAGPPEDLSGSVASTSSTSNCSPHLTLVHDLFEGTLTSETRCLTCETVSSRDESFLDLSIDIERNSSVTACLRQFSASEMLCRGDKFFCDSCCGLQEAEKRMKIKKLPNVLALHLKRFKYQEDVQRYIKLSYRVAFPFELRLFNTVDDAEDPDRLYELFAIIVHVGSGPHHGHYITLAKQRGQWFAFDDDVVEPVQESAIPKYFGDSPAGSGYVLFYQAVNTDLQALGVKKSQVPSVPSEPIIPPVVVEAPTSPVSAVPVQALEEVVAKVSPDVSESGTIATPSPSTPTLSHPSSSPAMSKPDGLPPSTAPSSTVGSGFGRQSTKPSTGSSGSVQLFDPVSSVNGNTSINGHVQHESVQKVAEPATKTGWSKGKSTSWFGWPGKKKDKEKGTPASSRKATLEDTSHLPIIDIRRPSAPALMESLSGQVPTVNGTGVLHDEPDETPGLGVDFGRTAEPPLTGSISASSSGDHLLHSVPDHRHLRTSPPRVSRSGSVSATTSGSTGSGLHVPSYSPLRPSPSPSSSASSVSTPLRHNASAPKLGVPQSITPFPLTMSPVKERKRPSTASSIPPGEPPLTIVPPVPALSPPPVVTSPIRSHTIGPVDTLQTTKVKTPKRKMSFSNAFNSFARRDKSLGKLGTHDRRASVIEGAEGLSPLVVPATPTKRK from the exons ATGTCGCTGCTGAAATGGCCATGGCTCAACACCCAGCCCACCCCTGCCGCGCCCAGGCCGATACCACCGCCTCCAGAGACCCGGCCGGCGACACCACCACCCGATAACCCGGGGCTTGCCACTGCACGATGGGACCACAAGCGCTTTGGGATGGAGAAT TTTGGCAATACTTG CTATGCCAACTCCGTATTACAGGCACTCTATTTTTGTGATCCATTCCGGCAGCTCGTCTGCGATGCACCTGACCGCTCGTATCCCAGCACTCCAGAGGCGATTGCTGCTGCACAGGCCGCTGTCGCACAGCTTCAACCGCCAGCAActcccaagcccaaaccTGCTCACGTCAGACGCCCTTCGGCAGCCGACATGACCACTCCTGCCCACGCCGGATTCGCTGTTGGCCCCGGCGGTCTTGTCGCCAGCGCCTTCATGGCTCCCCCAGCCGCCGTCCCTCATAAGACAACTAGCGCCCCCACCCCGGCGCCAATAGTCAATGTTGGCCCGGTCATCCCACCATTGCCGCCCTCGCTCTTCTCAGCTCTTCGTTCCCTCTTCATTCACATCGCTGCCAATCCTGCCGACAAGGGCACCGTATCCCCACGTGCTTTtgtagaaaaactcaaaaagGAGAATGAGCTCTTTAG GAGTAATATGCATCAGGATGCACATGAATTTCTTAATTATCTACTTAATTCCGTTGTAGAGGATCTCACTCACGAAATGAAGGCTGGCCCTCCCGAAGACC TATCCGGATCCGTTGCCTCGACGTCATCCACCTCCAACTGTTCTCCTCACTTGACGCTTGTACACGATCTGTTTGAAGGAACGCTCACAAGCGAGACGCGCTGCCTCACATGCGAAACG GTCTCGTCTCGTGATGAATCATTTTTGGATCTTTCCATTGATATTGAGCGCAACTCGAGCGTCACGGCTTGCCTGAGGCAGTTTAGCGCGAGTGAAATGTTGTGCCGTGGAGACAAGTTCTTTTGCGATTCGTGTTGTGGATTACAGGAAGCAGAGAAGCG GATGAAAATCAAAAAGTTACCCAACGTCCTGGCATTGCAtctcaagaggttcaaatATCAGGAGGATGTCCAGCGCTATATCAAGTTGTCTTATCGGGTCGCATTTCCCTTTGAATTACGATTGTTTAATACTGTAGATGATGCGGAAGACCCAGATAGGCTGTACGAGCTCTTCGCGATCATCGTACACGTTGGAAG CGGCCCACACCACGGACATTACATCACCCTTGCCAAGCAGCGCGGTCAATGGTTTGCATTCGACGACGATGTAGTGGAGCCTGTACAAGAAAGCGCCATCCCAAAGTATTTCGGAGATTCGCCTGCCGGATCAGGATATGTGCTATTCTACCAGGCGGTGAACACGGATTTACAAGCACTCGGGGTTAAGAAGTCTCAAGTGCCGAGTGTGCCCTCAGAGCCGATTATACCCCCTGTCGTAGTCGAAGCACCGACATCGCCTGTATCGGCCGTCCCGGTTCAGGCGCTAGAGGAAGTAGTGGCCAAGGTATCCCCTGATGTGAGCGAGTCCGGGACGATCGCAACGCCCTCACCCTCGACACCCACACTTTCGCATCCTTCGAGTTCGCCTGCGATGTCCAAACCCGACGGATTACCACCTAGTACAGCGCCCTCAAGTACAGTTGGAAGTGGGTTCGGGCGCCAGTCGACCAAGCCTTCGACCGGCAGCTCCGGCTCGGTGCAGCTTTTCGACCCGGTTTCGAGTGTTAATGGAAATACGTCTATAAATGGGCATGTGCAACATGAGAGCGTACAAAAGGTAGCGGAGCCGGCCACCAAGACCGGGTGGAGCAAAGGGAAGAGCACGAGTTGGTTCGGATGGCcaggaaagaaaaaagaCAAGGAGAAGGGTACGCCGGCTTCGTCACGCAAGGCTACCCTTGAGGATACAAGCCACCTTCCAATCATCGACATTAGGCGACCCAGTGCCCCCGCGTTGATGGAGTCCTTGTCAGGCCAGGTGCCCACCGTAAACGGTACGGGCGTCCTCCACGACGAACCCGATGAGACGCCCGGACTTGGCGTCGACTTTGGACGAACGGCCGAGCCGCCGCTCACAGGCTCCATATCGGCCAGCTCGTCAGGCGACCATTTGCTCCATTCAGTTCCGGACCATCGACACCTAAGGACATCTCCACCTCGTGTGTCGCGCTCAGGCTCAGTATCTGCCACAACCAGCGGGTCGACTGGGTCAGGATTACACGTGCCGAGTTATAGTCCGTTACGGCCGAGCCCTAGTCCGTCAAGCTCAGCCTCGTCTGTTTCTACGCCGCTAAGGCATAATGCTTCGGCACCTAAGCTTGGCGTCCCACAGAGCATCACGCCGTTCCCATTGACCATGTCCCCCGTGAAAGAACGCAAGCGTCCGTCTACAGCTTCATCAATTCCTCCAGGAGAACCGCCACTTACGATCGTCCCACCAGTCCCAGCCCTTTCTCCGCCCCCGGTCGTAACCTCACCTATTCGATCACATACCATTGGGCCCGTAGACACACTCCAAACAACCAAAGTCAAAACACCCAAACGAAAGATGTCCTTTTCGAACGCATTCAACTCGTTCGCGCGACGTGACAAATCCCTCGGTAAATTGGGTACTCATGACCGGCGGGCGAGCGTTATCGAAGGCGCAGAAGGACTGTCTCCATTGGTTGTACCTGCCACACCAACTAAACGAAAATAA
- a CDS encoding DASH complex subunit ASK1: protein MPEDGLDASWQPTPDPRDIVIPGVDPDLPITVQTEQIDQLITLKLQNIDKNFAKCHQIITTKVLPSLKKYSAGSQPTRDAAKFWRGFFEAAAQIRVSVEEEGVSTLGERTPNEASNDANKTPQPGQVYHDDTTDGSDITFRRGAVSSTPQVQKFSHVADSVDRSVDTNGSWARSVESPFERFDRQLKDLAFDDDQDTQSSVQPEPAPTTGTSRGGKPLPIPRFESEDSSISLPSASSHQPSTSSSSIMFTIPDPTPQPARTASSPNKGKGKRKSLGRDLRHEVLKSNLMNTAKPGSRWNGITDIRSNASSSEPTVSTLPDESFEEETVRKPHIPLQPYSPSRNRETLQRTPSKQAAAMLVRNALSRAGGSDRSITSGDTSVISSVAPSTSSSTRNYGVAQSSNSSASTLASKPNPIRGLFGLSPEDLKGSSLLGGSKQQQPESQPERFTGPPKRIYAEESPLKWQDDSGLVSAASYHIPRHIDTGEDESFDRSRSTDSSFDNDETEYGAGYNHPRWADDGDQDLSGRHGSEEDDETIFGAREIGSAASQARTNVAAMGARSSHMFALPDVTATYYGGRLEDAAGDESPTPWARSAAGRGR from the exons ATGCCTGAGGACGGGCTTGACGCGTCGTGGCAACCCACTCCTGATCCAAGGGACATTGTTATACCTGGTGTTGATCCAGATTTGCCCATAACGGTTCAGACAGAGCAGATAGATCAACTTATTACTCTCAAACTGCAG AATATAGATAAAAACTTTGCGAAATGTCATCAAATCATAACGACTAAAGTCCTTCCTTCTCTAAAGAAGTACTCTGCTGGGAGCCAACCGACTAGAGACGCGGCCAAG TTTTGGCGTGGCTTCTTCGAAGCAGCAGCCCAAATTCGCGTATCCGTCGAGGAAGAAGGGGTGTCAACCCTTGGCGAACGCACGCCAAACGAGGCTTCAAATGATGCGAATAAGACCCCCCAGCCAGGACAAGTATATCACGATGATACTACCGATGGCAGCGATATCACCTTCCGACGCGGAGCTGTCTCTTCTACTCCGCAAGTCCAAAAGTTCTCGCACGTGGCGGACAGTGTCGATCGCTCAGTCGATACCAACGGCTCTTGGGCCCGCTCAGTAGAATCTCCGTTTGAGCGATTCGACCGTCAATTGAAGGATTTGGCCTTTGACGATGACCAGGATACTCAAAGTTCTGTTCAACCCGAGCCTGCGCCTACCACAGGGACGTCTCGCGGCGGAAAGCCTCTCCCTATTCCCCGGTTCGAAAGTGAAGATTCCAGCATTTCGTTACCCAGTGCAAGCTCACACCAGCCTTCGACAAGTTCATCTAGCATTATGTTCACCATCCCCGATCCAACCCCTCAGCCGGCTCGCACAGCATCCTCACCAAATAAAGGAAAGGGAAAAAGGAAGTCTCTTGGTCGCGACTTGAGGCACGAAGTTCTCAAATCCAATCTCATGAACACCGCGAAACCTGGTTCGCGCTGGAACGGAATCACCGACATTCGTAGCAACGCATCGAGTTCGGAACCCACTGTTTCAACTCTTCCGGACGAGAGCTTTGAAGAAGAAACTGTACGAAAACCTCACATTCCTCTTCAGCCTTATTCACCCTCTCGGAATCGCGAGACACTTCAGCGTACTCCCTCAAAGCAAGCGGCTGCTATGCTGGTTCGTAATGCACTTTCCAGGGCGGGAGGTTCGGACCGAAGTATTACTTCGGGCGATACTTCTGTGATTTCCAGCGTCGCTCCTAGTACTTCGTCTAGTACGCGAAATTACGGGGTCGCTCAGTCTTCTAACAGCAGCGCGTCAACCTTAGCATCAAAACCAAACCCAATCCGTGGGCTATTCGGGCTCTCCCCCGAAGATCTCAAGGGATCAAGTCTGCTTGGTGGGTCGAAACAGCAGCAGCCGGAGAGTCAACCGGAAAGATTCACTGGGCCACCCAAGCGCATTTATGCAGAAGAATCGCCCCTCAAATGGCAAGATGATTCTGGGCTGGTTTCGGCCGCTTCATATCACATCCCCCGCCACATCGACACCGGCGAGGACGAATCTTTTGATCGCTCTCGTTCTACAGACTCTTCTTTTGATAACGATGAGACTGAGTACGGTGCCGGATACAATCATCCTCGTTGGGCCGACGACGGGGACCAGGATTTATCAGGCAGACATGGTTCCGAAGAGGATGATGAAACAATATTTGGAGCACGGGAAATCGGTTCGGCGGCATCTCAAGCTCGAACCAACGTGGCTGCTATGGGGGCTAGGTCTTCCCATATGTTTGCACTACCCGACGTAACCGCAACATACTATGGAGGCCGGTTGGAGGATGCGGCGGGGGACGAAAGCCCTACACCATGGGCGCGTTCTGCGGCGGGCCGTGGACGATGA